The Phycisphaeraceae bacterium genome has a window encoding:
- a CDS encoding 4Fe-4S dicluster domain-containing protein, with translation MQYGFLIDHSRCIGCHACTVACKSENSVPVGNFRTWVKYTEKGVFPDVRRHFAVLRCNHCTNAPCVKICPVKALEKRADGIVDIDRDACIGCRACMQACPYDAIYLNEDQGAVEKCHFCAHRVEKGLEPACAVVCPENAIIAGDLDDGESTISKLIAANPTLVRRPEQRTGPNVHYLGAEPAALDPGAAERPDTFLWSDRPQRKPEQWPVSLPVLPNVRTVLDTEHKVEWGWGVALYLVTKGVAAGAAILAPFAAALGLTGWRASYAPELIAMVFVALTGLLLVEDLYKPFAFIRLFTRPNWNSWLVKGAWIINAFVGLLAASMALRWFGFDQAADGVRWGAAVVGLGVAGYTAFLFAQCEGRDLWQSKWLLPHLLFQALLCGAAVLLPLTDEPTNLVGLVLAGAIGHFVLSTWETVRSHHTGNARQAAAFLPVVAVGPLRGYRDGLIIGVGVAVLLALVAPAAVFAPVLAGLVLYEYAFVRAGQLPPLS, from the coding sequence ATGCAGTACGGCTTCCTCATCGACCACTCGCGGTGCATCGGCTGCCACGCCTGCACCGTGGCGTGCAAGAGCGAGAACAGCGTGCCGGTGGGGAACTTCCGCACGTGGGTGAAATATACCGAGAAAGGCGTGTTTCCCGATGTGCGGCGTCACTTCGCCGTGTTGCGCTGCAACCACTGCACCAACGCGCCGTGCGTGAAGATCTGCCCCGTGAAGGCGCTCGAGAAGCGCGCGGACGGCATCGTCGATATCGACCGTGACGCCTGCATCGGCTGCCGCGCGTGCATGCAGGCGTGTCCGTACGACGCGATCTATCTGAACGAGGATCAGGGCGCGGTGGAGAAATGCCACTTCTGCGCCCATCGCGTGGAAAAGGGTCTGGAGCCGGCCTGCGCGGTGGTGTGTCCGGAGAACGCCATTATCGCCGGCGATCTGGACGACGGGGAGTCCACGATCTCGAAGTTGATCGCGGCCAATCCGACGCTTGTCCGCCGCCCCGAACAGCGGACCGGACCCAATGTTCACTATCTGGGTGCGGAGCCCGCGGCGCTCGACCCCGGCGCGGCGGAGCGTCCGGACACGTTTCTCTGGAGCGATCGACCCCAGCGCAAACCGGAGCAATGGCCGGTGTCGCTCCCCGTGCTTCCCAACGTGCGGACGGTGCTGGACACGGAGCACAAGGTGGAGTGGGGATGGGGCGTGGCGCTCTACCTGGTGACGAAGGGCGTCGCTGCGGGGGCGGCGATACTCGCGCCATTCGCGGCGGCGCTTGGACTGACCGGGTGGCGGGCGTCGTACGCGCCGGAGCTGATCGCGATGGTGTTCGTCGCGCTCACCGGGCTGCTGCTGGTGGAGGACCTGTACAAGCCCTTCGCGTTCATCCGGCTTTTCACGCGGCCCAACTGGAACTCGTGGCTGGTGAAAGGGGCGTGGATCATCAACGCGTTCGTGGGGTTGCTGGCCGCGTCGATGGCGCTGCGATGGTTCGGATTCGACCAAGCGGCGGATGGCGTGCGATGGGGGGCAGCGGTGGTGGGATTGGGTGTGGCGGGGTACACGGCCTTCCTGTTTGCGCAATGCGAGGGTCGTGACCTGTGGCAGTCAAAATGGCTGCTGCCGCATCTGCTGTTTCAGGCGCTGTTGTGCGGGGCGGCGGTGCTGCTGCCGCTCACCGATGAACCGACGAATCTCGTGGGGCTGGTGCTGGCCGGCGCGATCGGGCATTTCGTGCTCTCCACGTGGGAGACGGTGCGTTCGCATCACACCGGCAATGCCCGGCAGGCGGCGGCCTTTCTGCCGGTGGTGGCGGTCGGCCCGCTGCGGGGCTATCGCGACGGGCTGATCATCGGCGTGGGCGTGGCGGTGCTGCTGGCGCTGGTGGCGCCGGCGGCGGTCTTCGCCCCGGTGCTGGCCGGGCTGGTGCTGTACGAATACGCCTTCGTGCGGGCGGGTCAGCTGCCGCCGCTGTCGTGA